One segment of Rubripirellula amarantea DNA contains the following:
- a CDS encoding FAD-dependent oxidoreductase has translation MRVAIIGAGPAGMTAALQLCRGGADVTVYEASQHIGGMSRSLDLWGHRVDMGPHRFFSTDARVNGLWLDVVGRDYAMVNRLTRIYYQDKFFHYPLRPFDTLRNIGLSKAFACTLSYVKERILRGQSPHENESFESWCVRRFGRKLHETFFKSYSEKLWGIPCDELSADFAAQRISSFSLPEAILSAISNRRAAQHKTLVDSFAYPFGGTGAVYDKMADQVRHLGGTIALNTPVRRVVHEGYKVTGLELAGHENNCTTDESFDHVVSTMPLTSLVRGMQDAPSDVVDAAAQLRFRNTLLVFLNIDSSELFDDQWLYIHDPKVQVGRVTNFRNWVPDLYQDQSTSVIACEYWCDHNDAIWSTNDDELIERATNELRSTRLLNSERVLAGHVERLPRCYPVYRRGYRKHVDRISDHLRQYSGLLPIGRYGSFKYNNQDHSILMGILAAENILNDARHDLWNVNADFTQYHERAVIAAEGLISQPQVSSHAMAIA, from the coding sequence GCGGGGGTGCTGATGTTACGGTATATGAAGCGAGTCAGCATATTGGCGGAATGTCTCGCTCGCTTGACCTTTGGGGTCACCGAGTGGATATGGGGCCGCATCGTTTTTTTAGCACCGATGCAAGAGTCAATGGACTTTGGCTCGATGTTGTAGGTCGCGACTACGCCATGGTCAACCGCCTCACGCGAATCTACTACCAAGACAAGTTCTTTCATTATCCCCTTCGTCCGTTCGACACGCTGCGGAACATCGGGCTCTCGAAAGCGTTCGCCTGCACACTTAGTTATGTGAAAGAACGCATTCTCCGCGGGCAGTCCCCTCATGAAAACGAATCGTTTGAATCATGGTGCGTTCGTCGTTTCGGTCGAAAGCTCCACGAAACATTCTTTAAAAGCTACAGCGAAAAATTGTGGGGGATTCCCTGCGACGAACTAAGTGCTGATTTCGCAGCTCAACGGATCAGTTCGTTCTCATTGCCCGAAGCCATCCTCAGTGCGATATCAAATCGGCGGGCAGCACAGCACAAAACGCTTGTCGATTCCTTTGCCTATCCCTTTGGCGGAACCGGTGCAGTTTACGACAAGATGGCAGATCAAGTTCGTCATCTCGGTGGCACCATCGCCCTCAATACCCCCGTCCGTCGAGTCGTTCATGAAGGCTACAAAGTCACAGGGTTAGAACTAGCTGGCCATGAGAATAACTGCACAACTGATGAATCGTTTGATCATGTTGTTTCAACGATGCCGTTGACCTCGCTCGTCCGCGGTATGCAGGACGCTCCTAGCGACGTTGTTGACGCCGCAGCCCAATTGCGATTTCGCAATACTCTTCTCGTGTTCCTAAATATTGATTCGAGCGAACTATTTGATGACCAATGGCTGTACATTCATGACCCGAAAGTCCAGGTAGGTCGTGTGACCAATTTCCGCAACTGGGTTCCCGATCTTTACCAGGACCAAAGCACCTCTGTGATCGCTTGCGAGTACTGGTGTGATCACAACGACGCGATTTGGTCGACCAACGATGACGAGCTGATTGAACGAGCCACCAACGAGTTGCGGTCCACACGTTTGCTTAATTCCGAACGAGTTTTGGCGGGTCATGTCGAACGTTTGCCACGATGCTATCCCGTCTATCGCCGCGGCTATCGTAAACACGTTGACCGCATTTCGGATCACTTGCGACAATACTCGGGTTTGCTACCGATCGGGCGATATGGTTCGTTCAAATACAACAACCAAGACCACAGCATACTGATGGGAATTCTAGCAGCCGAGAACATACTCAACGATGCTCGCCACGACCTGTGGAATGTCAACGCGGACTTTACCCAGTATCACGAGCGCGCGGTAATCGCTGCCGAAGGTCTCATTTCTCAACCCCAAGTCTCTTCGCATGCCATGGCTATCGCCTAA